The stretch of DNA ACCCCGGTCATCATGCCACGGCGCCGGTCGAACTGCCGCGCGATGGTCGAGAGCGTGACGACGTCGTGCGCGGCCATGCCGGTGCTGATCAAGAGGCCGAAGACGGCGAAGAGGTGCCACGGCTGGGTCACCTGGGAGAGCAGAACGTAGCCCGCGCCGCAGAGGGCCCCGGTCACCGCGAGAACCGGACGCGGACCGAAGCGGTCGCCCAGCCGGCCGACGAAGAAAGCCAGGATCCCCATCATGAGGAAGGTGATCGAGGTGCTGCTCGAGAGCACGGTGCGCGACCAGCCGTAGTCGGTCTCCAGCGCCTTGAAGAACAGGCCGTAGGAGAACAGCAGGCCGATGATGGTGAACTGGGTGAGGCAGGCCCCCAGCACGATCAGGTAGCGCGGGTCGAGGCGTTTGTCGGATGGGGCGGTCGCCGGGGGGCTCTGCAAAGAGGGGAAATCCTGCTCAAGTCTGGGCGGCGGGTGTCTGATTTCCATTTCGGGCAGCCGGCCGCCCCGGGTCAACCGTTCCGGCCCGATTCTGCGATCAGGGCGCGAAAGCCGCTTTTCCAATTCCCTGAGGGAAGCCTGGGAAAGCCCGAAGGGGAACCCCATTTCATGGTATGCTTCCATCCGCGGCACTCAACGGGGCCTTCCGGGACATGACGGCACGACCGCTTTCGACCATTCTTCTCGCCCTCGTCGCCGGCCTCGCCGTGGTGCCGGCCGCCGGGGCGGCCTGCGGCGACAAGCCCCGCCCGGGGGTCGACTGGTCCAAGTGCGACCGGGAGAAGCGCATCCTCAGCGGGCAGAACCTGAGCGGCGCGCGCCTGGACCGGACCGACCTGCGTCTCAGCAACCTGTCCGGGACGCGCCTCGACGGCGCGAGCCTGGTGCGGGCCAATCTGAGCCGGGCCTCGCTGCGCGGCGCCAGCCTGCGCGAGGCCGACCTGACCAAGGTTCAGGGCGGCCGGACCAACTTCCGGGGCGCCGACCTGAGCGGCGCGACCATGACCAAGATCGAGCTGCCGCGCGCCGTGCTGGCCGAGGCCAAGCTGCCCCAAGCCGACCTCACCAAGGCGGAGCTGAAGCGGGCCGACATGCAGGAGGCGGACCTCTCCGAGGCGCGCCTGAACTACGCCGACCTGGCCCGGGTCAGGTTCAAGGGCGCCCAGCTCGAAGGCGCGGACCTTTCCGGCGCCTATCTCTTCATGGCGCGCTTCGAGGACACCGACCTCTCGGCGGTTCGCGGCCTGACGCAGGAACAGTTGGAGATCGCCTGCGGCAACGCGGCGACGCGCCTGCCCGAAGGGCTCAAGGCGCCGGCGGACTGGCCCTGCACGGAAAACGAAGAGAGCGAATAGGCGCCGACGCAGGCGCGACGTCCGGTCAGAGCGGCGGCCGACGGCCTGCCCAGGGCCTCACCTTCTCCAGAGCCGCCGCGATTTCCAGCACGCCGCGGTCGTCGAAGCGGCGGCCACAGATCGAGACGCCGGTCGGCAAACCCTTTGCGGTAAAGCCCGAGGGCACCGAGATCACCGGGCACTGGCCGACCAGGTTGAAGGGCTCGGTCATGTAGCGGCCGGTGAACCGCCCCTGGTCGTCGGTGCCGGCTTTCTCGCTGGCCTTGTCCTCGACCGGCGGGGGCGATTGCGCCATGGTCGGCGCGAGCAGCGCGTCGTAGCCGACCAGGATCTCCGCCAGCGCGCGCCACTGCTGGCTGCGCAGGGTCTCGATCCGCTTGTAGTCGACCGCGGCCATGGCGCGCCCCGCCTCGATCAGCTGCACCAAGGCCGGATCCATCCTGTCGCGCCACTTCTCGAGGTGCTGACCGAAGTAGGCCGCCATGAAGACGCCCCACATGTCAGTCCAGGCGCGGTCGAGCTCGGCGCTCCAGTCGAGCGCCACCTCCTCGACGGCGGCGCCGGCCTCTCTCAGGGCCTCCGCCGCGGCGCGGGTGTTGGCCTCGATCTCCGGATCGACGGCGTAGAAGCCAAGGTCGATCGAGAGCGCGAGTTTGCGGCCCGCCAGGTTCGTTTCCAGCGGCTTTTCGAGATCGAGCGGCGTCGTCAGCGATTGGATGTCCCGCTCGTCCGGGCCCTGGGCGGCGGCGAGGAACAGCGCCGCGTCCTCGACCCCGCGGGCGAGCGGCCCGAAGTGGGAGATGTTGTCGAACAGGCTGGGCAGGATGTCCAAGGGAATGCGGCCCAGGCTCGGCTTCAGGCCGACCACGCCGCAGTCCGAGGCGGGGATGCGCACCGAGCCGCCCATGTCCGTGCCCTCGGCCAGGGGCACGCAGCCGGCGGCGACGGCCGCGCCGGAACCTCCGGACGAGCCGCCCGGCGTCCGCGCCGGATCCCAGGGGTTGCGCGTTATGCCCCAGAGCGGCGACTCGGTGAAGCCGGCGTGGGCGAACTCCGGAGTCGTGGTCTTGCCGACCACGATCGCGCCCGCCCCGGTCAGCTTCTCGACGATCGCGGCGTCGGCGTCGGGCACCCAGTGCTCGAAGACGAAGGAGCCGAGCGTCGTCCGCCGGCCCTTGGTCGGCGTCAGGTCCTTGAAGGCCAGCGGCACGCCCTCCAAGGGCCGCGCCGTGCCGGAACGGTAGGCGGCCTCGGCGGTACGCGCCTGGCCCAGGGCGTCTTCCGGATAGAGGAAGCAGAAGCAGTTGAGCGCGCGGTTCACGGCTTCGCTGCGCGCCAGGCTGTTGCCGACCGCCTCGACCGGCGAGAGGCGCCCGGCCCGATAGGCCCGGACCAGGTCGGCCGCCGTCATGTAGGCGAGATCGAGATCGGTCATGGCCGCCTCACGCCGCGGGACGGAACCGCGGGCGCCTCCCGGTTTGTCTTTTCGCCTTCACCTTTGCGTGAGAACTGGCCCAAACTGGTCGCTGGCACCTCACGGCAACGTGGATGGCGCGCGCGCGGTCCGCGTACCACGTCTCGAGGAGCAGTTAACACGATGAATTCGCGACTCGCCAGGAGATGTGACATGAACATGCCTTTCCGAGCACTCGCCGTCTCCATCGTCCTCTGCTTCGCCGTCATGGCGCCCCGCGCGGCGCTCGCGGACGGCGGCGACGACCGCAGCCGTCATGGCACGCAGGTCGCGGGCAAGTTCAAGTTCAAGAAGCACGGCTTACGACAGCACGGGCACGTCAGGCATCGGCCCAGCAGACACTTCGGCCACCGCCACTTCAATCATCGCCACGGCAGATCCTTCGGCCACCGCCACTTCCGGCACCGTCACCTTCGGAGGCACCTCCACGGCCATAGGTTCCGGCACCGTCACAACCGGCACAGCTACGGGCGCATCTATCGATCGCCACGCTACAGCGTCTACCGGATCAGGCTGCAGAAGGATCTGCGCGGCGATCCGGTGTACCGCGGCTACGCTCTCGAGCCGGCACAGGTCGAGAGCGCTCCGCCGGTCAAGACCGCCGGCGCCATCGAAAAAGGCGATCAGGGCTGGCCCGGGACCTGCCTCATGACGCGGGAATACCAGACCAAGATCGTGATCGACGGCGACGTGGTCGACGCCTACGGCGAAGCCTGCCTGCAGCCGGACGGCAGCTGGATGCGCGGCCCCAGCGTCAGCGAATAGAGCAGCGAAGAGCACCTCCTCCAAGAGCCCGACTTCAAACCTCTCTCCCCCGGCCAAGTTCCAAGGCCAACCTCCCCCTCCCGCTTCGGGAGGGGATTTTCTTTGTCCGCGGCAGGAGAGATGCGCGAGCATGGCGCCGCGCCTCGGCGTTTCCCGGCCGGGCTTGCCCGCGCCTCGGCGCCTCTGGTAAGCCATCGCGAAAGCCTTAAGGGGGGAGCCATGCTCGATATCGCCATCGCCGCGGAACTGCCGGCGGCCGGCGTCGCGCTGCGCCTGGGCGTCATTCAGTGCCGGGTGACCGTGGCCGAGGGCGACGACGGCCTGATCGAGGCCCTGACCGCGGAGTCGGCGCGGCGCGGCGGCGAGCTCGCCGAGACGCCGCCCGGCCAGGTGCCGGAAGTCGCGGCGACGCGCCAGGCCTACAAGGCCCTGGGCAAGGACCCGAGCCGCTACCGGCCCTCGGCGGAGGCGCTGCTCAGGCGCATCGCCCAGAACAAGCCGACGCCCCGGGTCAACACCGTGGTCGACACCAACAACCTGGTCTCGATCTCGACCGGCCTGTCGTGCGGCGCCTACGACGTCTCCCGCCTCGCGCCGCCGCTGGTCTGCCGGCGCGGCGCGGCCGGCGAGAGCTACGAG from Kiloniellales bacterium encodes:
- a CDS encoding amidase translates to MTDLDLAYMTAADLVRAYRAGRLSPVEAVGNSLARSEAVNRALNCFCFLYPEDALGQARTAEAAYRSGTARPLEGVPLAFKDLTPTKGRRTTLGSFVFEHWVPDADAAIVEKLTGAGAIVVGKTTTPEFAHAGFTESPLWGITRNPWDPARTPGGSSGGSGAAVAAGCVPLAEGTDMGGSVRIPASDCGVVGLKPSLGRIPLDILPSLFDNISHFGPLARGVEDAALFLAAAQGPDERDIQSLTTPLDLEKPLETNLAGRKLALSIDLGFYAVDPEIEANTRAAAEALREAGAAVEEVALDWSAELDRAWTDMWGVFMAAYFGQHLEKWRDRMDPALVQLIEAGRAMAAVDYKRIETLRSQQWRALAEILVGYDALLAPTMAQSPPPVEDKASEKAGTDDQGRFTGRYMTEPFNLVGQCPVISVPSGFTAKGLPTGVSICGRRFDDRGVLEIAAALEKVRPWAGRRPPL
- a CDS encoding MFS transporter: MQSPPATAPSDKRLDPRYLIVLGACLTQFTIIGLLFSYGLFFKALETDYGWSRTVLSSSTSITFLMMGILAFFVGRLGDRFGPRPVLAVTGALCGAGYVLLSQVTQPWHLFAVFGLLISTGMAAHDVVTLSTIARQFDRRRGMMTGVVKVGTALGQIAVPPVAALLIALSDWRTALVTLGIGAVVVLQAAAWLMKAPPPRAQTVG
- a CDS encoding pentapeptide repeat-containing protein translates to MTARPLSTILLALVAGLAVVPAAGAACGDKPRPGVDWSKCDREKRILSGQNLSGARLDRTDLRLSNLSGTRLDGASLVRANLSRASLRGASLREADLTKVQGGRTNFRGADLSGATMTKIELPRAVLAEAKLPQADLTKAELKRADMQEADLSEARLNYADLARVRFKGAQLEGADLSGAYLFMARFEDTDLSAVRGLTQEQLEIACGNAATRLPEGLKAPADWPCTENEESE
- a CDS encoding phenylalanine--tRNA ligase beta subunit-related protein, which translates into the protein MLDIAIAAELPAAGVALRLGVIQCRVTVAEGDDGLIEALTAESARRGGELAETPPGQVPEVAATRQAYKALGKDPSRYRPSAEALLRRIAQNKPTPRVNTVVDTNNLVSISTGLSCGAYDVSRLAPPLVCRRGAAGESYEAIGRGPINLEGLPLLADSGGPFGSPTSDSTRSMVTLEAAEIIMVIFGFGEASPDGTLDGALDFAQDCLKSYCAAEALERAVVG